A genomic region of Roseateles amylovorans contains the following coding sequences:
- the tssH gene encoding type VI secretion system ATPase TssH has protein sequence MTTIRRADLFGKLHPLAYGAIENATALCKLRGNPYVELSHWLAQLLPDLRSDLALILDHYRIDAGQLARDVTLAMDRLPRGSTAVSDFSEHIEAAIERGWVQASLRYGQDRVRTGHLLLGMLESTALRHALLAISRQFEAIQADDLAERLPTLCRRTGEAPLQTPATGAAAEAAPGQPGGDAASALMGRRKALAEYCVDLTAKARAGELDPVTGRDDEIRQLIDILMRRRQNNPLLAGEAGVGKTAVVEGLALRIAQGDVPPALRGIALLGLDLSLLQAGAAMKGEFEQRLRQVIDEVQASEQPVVLFIDEVHTLIGAGGAAGTGDAANLLKPALARGQLRTIGATTWAEYKRFIEPDPALTRRFQVVTVAEPDTEVALAMLRGLVAGLESHHHVELTDEALHAAVRLSQRYIPARQLPDKAVALLDTACARVAVSQHATPAAVEDARRRLEVLALETDILVREAATGGDVAARLEALARRREQATTELMALSMRWDEERAAVARLLAMRQTLRSASASASGVAVSRHRDQDRDAIDALRAAQTALSTMQGESPLVLPVVDAQAVASVVAAWTGVPVGRMVTDERDSVLCLGDTLGRRVLGQQPALDTLARRIQTARAGLQDPDKPLGVFLLCGSSGVGKTETALALAEAMYGGEQNVITINMSEFQEAHTVSTLKGAPPGYVGYGQGGVLTEAVRRRPYSIVLLDEIEKAHPDVHELFFQVFDKGRMEDGEGRSIDFRNTVILLTSNVGSELLMTLCADPQTLPEPEVLAQALQGPLLRYFPAALLGRMVTVPYLPLSRDLLGRIALQRLERIRARVAERHGVSVEFEPPFVEALLARCDVPEAGGRAIDRVLSDTVLPRISLELLSRMTSSPRDPSHTGPSPEAVAGSDPDRPQTSIGAARPRAFSAIRVGATPDGFTYAFE, from the coding sequence ATGACCACCATCCGTCGTGCCGACCTGTTCGGCAAACTCCATCCGCTCGCCTACGGCGCCATCGAAAACGCCACCGCGCTCTGCAAGCTGCGGGGCAATCCCTACGTCGAGCTGTCGCACTGGCTGGCGCAACTGCTGCCCGACCTGCGCAGCGACCTCGCCCTCATCCTGGATCACTACCGCATCGATGCGGGCCAGCTTGCTCGCGACGTCACGCTGGCCATGGACCGGCTGCCGCGCGGCTCGACCGCCGTGTCCGACTTTTCCGAGCACATCGAGGCCGCCATCGAACGCGGATGGGTCCAGGCATCGCTGCGCTACGGCCAGGACCGCGTGCGCACCGGTCACCTGCTGTTGGGAATGCTGGAGTCGACGGCGCTTCGACATGCGTTGCTGGCGATCTCGCGCCAATTCGAGGCCATTCAGGCCGACGACCTGGCCGAACGCCTGCCGACGCTGTGCCGCCGCACGGGTGAGGCGCCGCTGCAGACGCCGGCCACCGGTGCGGCCGCGGAAGCCGCCCCAGGCCAGCCGGGCGGTGACGCCGCGTCGGCACTGATGGGCCGGCGCAAGGCCCTGGCCGAGTACTGCGTCGACCTGACCGCCAAGGCGCGCGCCGGTGAGCTCGATCCCGTCACCGGCCGCGACGACGAGATCCGCCAGCTCATCGACATCCTGATGCGCCGCCGACAGAACAACCCGCTGCTCGCGGGCGAGGCCGGCGTGGGCAAGACCGCCGTGGTGGAAGGCCTGGCGCTGCGCATTGCGCAGGGCGACGTCCCGCCCGCACTGCGTGGGATCGCCCTGCTCGGCCTGGACCTGAGCCTGTTGCAGGCCGGCGCCGCCATGAAGGGTGAGTTCGAGCAGCGGCTGCGTCAGGTGATCGATGAGGTGCAGGCCTCCGAGCAGCCGGTGGTGCTGTTCATCGACGAGGTGCACACCCTGATCGGCGCGGGCGGCGCGGCCGGTACCGGTGACGCGGCCAACCTGTTGAAGCCGGCGCTGGCGCGCGGTCAGTTGCGCACGATCGGTGCGACCACCTGGGCGGAATACAAGCGCTTCATCGAACCGGACCCCGCGTTGACGCGCCGTTTCCAGGTCGTCACCGTGGCCGAGCCCGACACCGAGGTCGCGCTGGCCATGTTGCGCGGCCTGGTGGCCGGGCTGGAGTCGCATCACCATGTCGAGCTCACCGATGAGGCCCTGCACGCGGCGGTGCGGCTGTCGCAGCGCTACATTCCGGCGCGCCAGTTGCCGGACAAGGCGGTGGCCCTCTTGGACACCGCATGCGCCCGCGTCGCCGTCAGCCAGCATGCGACGCCCGCCGCCGTGGAGGACGCCCGTCGTCGCCTGGAGGTCCTGGCCCTGGAGACCGACATCCTGGTGCGCGAAGCCGCGACCGGTGGCGATGTGGCGGCTCGTCTGGAGGCATTGGCACGCCGGCGCGAGCAGGCCACCACCGAACTGATGGCGCTGAGCATGCGTTGGGACGAAGAGCGGGCGGCGGTGGCGCGGCTGCTGGCAATGCGCCAGACGCTGAGGTCGGCCTCTGCCTCCGCCTCCGGCGTTGCCGTCAGCCGCCACCGCGACCAGGACCGCGACGCGATCGACGCGTTGCGCGCAGCGCAAACCGCGCTGTCGACCATGCAGGGCGAATCGCCGCTGGTGTTGCCGGTGGTGGATGCGCAGGCGGTGGCCTCGGTGGTGGCAGCGTGGACCGGGGTGCCGGTCGGTCGCATGGTCACCGACGAACGCGACAGCGTGCTGTGCCTGGGCGACACCTTGGGGCGTCGGGTGCTGGGCCAGCAGCCCGCGCTGGACACCCTCGCGCGCCGCATCCAGACCGCGCGCGCCGGGTTGCAGGATCCGGACAAGCCGCTGGGCGTGTTCCTGCTGTGCGGCAGCTCCGGTGTGGGCAAGACGGAGACGGCACTGGCATTGGCCGAGGCGATGTACGGCGGCGAACAGAACGTCATCACCATCAACATGAGCGAGTTCCAGGAGGCGCATACCGTGTCCACGCTCAAGGGGGCGCCGCCGGGCTACGTGGGTTATGGCCAGGGCGGTGTCCTCACCGAGGCGGTGCGCCGCCGCCCGTATTCGATCGTTCTGCTCGATGAGATCGAAAAGGCCCATCCCGATGTGCATGAGCTGTTCTTCCAGGTCTTCGACAAGGGCCGCATGGAAGACGGGGAAGGCCGCTCGATCGACTTCCGCAACACCGTCATCCTGCTGACCTCCAACGTCGGCAGCGAGTTGCTGATGACCTTGTGCGCCGACCCGCAGACGCTTCCCGAGCCGGAGGTGCTCGCACAGGCCCTGCAAGGGCCGCTGCTGCGGTACTTCCCGGCGGCGCTGCTGGGGCGCATGGTGACCGTGCCGTACCTTCCGCTCTCTCGCGACCTGCTCGGACGCATCGCGCTGCAGCGGCTTGAACGGATCCGAGCGCGCGTGGCGGAGCGTCATGGCGTCTCCGTCGAGTTTGAGCCACCCTTCGTCGAGGCCTTGCTCGCGCGCTGCGATGTGCCGGAGGCGGGCGGCCGCGCCATCGACCGGGTGCTGTCCGACACCGTGCTGCCGCGGATCTCGCTGGAGCTGCTGTCCCGCATGACATCGTCCCCGCGCGATCCGTCTCACACAGGCCCGTCACCCGAGGCCGTTGCCGGGTCGGATCCGGATCGCCCGCAGACCTCGATCGGTGCGGCACGCCCTCGCGCCTTCAGCGCCATCCGTGTCGGCGCAACGCCGGACGGCTTCACTTACGCTTTCGAATGA
- the tssE gene encoding type VI secretion system baseplate subunit TssE, whose translation MNARQRNDRLKPSLLDRLIGAGAGVGVPEGGRAGDGETPSLDTSAAGAVSRRQLRESVARDLIWLLNATRLETPADDGPGSEMTASADARRAAWSAAPLARASVLNFGLPAMTGRSQSSLDRRRLQRDLVEAIQRFEPRILPASLEVSLEADGSMGPRGAHRPLRLVIQGQLRHDPVPLTLWMAAELDLDTGHARLRDLRG comes from the coding sequence ATGAATGCTCGCCAACGCAACGACCGGCTGAAGCCGTCGCTGCTCGACCGGCTGATCGGCGCCGGCGCCGGCGTCGGCGTACCCGAAGGTGGCCGCGCGGGCGACGGCGAGACGCCGTCGTTGGACACGTCCGCCGCCGGGGCGGTCAGTCGCCGCCAGTTGCGCGAATCGGTGGCGCGGGACCTGATCTGGCTGCTGAACGCGACGCGACTGGAGACGCCCGCTGACGACGGGCCGGGGTCTGAGATGACCGCCAGCGCTGACGCGCGGCGGGCGGCGTGGTCGGCCGCGCCGCTGGCGCGTGCGTCGGTCCTCAATTTCGGCCTGCCCGCGATGACCGGTCGCTCGCAGTCGTCGCTGGATCGGCGGCGCCTGCAGCGCGATCTCGTCGAGGCGATCCAGCGCTTCGAGCCGCGCATCCTGCCGGCGTCGCTGGAGGTGTCGCTCGAGGCCGACGGCAGTATGGGGCCGCGCGGCGCGCACCGCCCGCTGCGCCTGGTCATCCAGGGGCAGTTGCGGCACGACCCGGTGCCGCTGACCCTGTGGATGGCGGCCGAGTTGGACCTCGACACCGGCCATGCGCGTTTGCGTGACCTGCGCGGCTGA
- the tssG gene encoding type VI secretion system baseplate subunit TssG, whose amino-acid sequence MTEPLASSHASLPDWLAEAIAQPRRQDLFALLRRWESAHPMLPRLGEAALPAQEPMRIGQPAELDFAPAPVQAIDTRGPVPRVRQRVFGLTGPNGPLPLHLTELARERERHHGDAAMQDFLDLLTHRFALLFHRAWAQAQPVQAMDRADDGGHGARLGALAGLGLPTLRERDALGDAPKLAFLGRLSRQVRDADGLAAWCREAFDVPARVEPWCGHWLPLPPPLRAKAGGLATPIGERAGLGGGLALGRSTWDVQHKFRIVLGPMPWSRYRTLLPGSADLERLRALVRQWVGLELDWDLRLVLDRHEIPPPRLHATSPAALGHSLWLGTAPRSRDGDALLLPGCAPESMITIPPTP is encoded by the coding sequence ATGACCGAGCCCTTGGCCTCGAGCCACGCGTCGCTGCCGGACTGGTTGGCCGAAGCCATCGCCCAGCCGCGCCGGCAGGACCTGTTCGCGCTGCTGCGGCGCTGGGAATCGGCGCATCCAATGCTGCCGCGTCTGGGTGAGGCCGCGCTCCCCGCGCAGGAACCGATGCGCATCGGTCAACCGGCGGAACTGGACTTCGCGCCGGCGCCGGTCCAGGCCATCGACACCCGGGGCCCGGTGCCGCGGGTGCGCCAGCGGGTGTTCGGCCTGACCGGCCCGAACGGGCCGCTGCCGCTGCACCTCACCGAGCTCGCCCGCGAACGGGAGCGCCATCACGGCGATGCCGCGATGCAGGACTTCCTGGATCTGCTGACCCACCGATTCGCGCTGCTGTTCCACCGGGCCTGGGCCCAGGCACAGCCGGTGCAGGCCATGGACCGCGCCGACGACGGCGGCCATGGAGCCCGCCTCGGCGCGCTGGCCGGCCTGGGTCTGCCGACGCTGCGCGAGCGCGATGCGCTCGGCGACGCGCCCAAGCTCGCCTTCCTGGGTCGGCTCTCCCGCCAGGTGCGCGATGCCGACGGCCTGGCCGCCTGGTGTCGAGAGGCCTTCGACGTCCCCGCTCGCGTCGAACCCTGGTGCGGCCACTGGTTGCCGCTGCCGCCGCCCTTGCGTGCGAAAGCAGGAGGGCTGGCGACGCCCATCGGCGAGCGCGCCGGCCTGGGCGGTGGCCTCGCGCTCGGCCGCTCGACCTGGGACGTGCAGCACAAGTTCCGCATCGTGCTGGGCCCGATGCCCTGGAGCCGCTATCGCACCCTCCTTCCCGGCAGCGCCGACCTGGAGCGCCTGCGCGCGCTGGTGCGGCAGTGGGTCGGGCTGGAGCTTGATTGGGACCTGAGGCTGGTCCTCGACCGGCACGAGATCCCCCCGCCACGACTGCACGCGACCTCGCCCGCGGCGCTCGGCCACAGCCTGTGGCTCGGCACCGCGCCGCGTTCGCGGGACGGCGATGCGCTGCTGCTGCCGGGCTGCGCCCCTGAATCCATGATCACGATCCCCCCGACCCCATGA
- a CDS encoding type VI secretion system Vgr family protein, with amino-acid sequence MTFASPNESAVPLPSATVASSAASAAPTAATPLSTAPNEARFLSPLAGEELLFRRLLWREELGRLPELRLELLRSSQKAPLAAERLLGQPAAVALRQDDDTERFLHGLVTHVERGGHVGRFDVYRVHLRPWLWQLTLGADCRIFQDRTVLEILEEVFAAYPGAGPVEKRLHRARFARRPCTVQYNESDFNFIARLLEDEGLYFFFRHERERHVLVLCDSPASHRPAPSPLRWNEAQGEVVREDVILQWTRAQTLQPQSATSTDFAAEQPGADLRREATRSAAGRTAGPLERHLYPGGHDDLSMSGDLGGKRTQGAMRMRHQVDRFDSQAVVAQGTTPYRALSVGQTLDFSGHDDAGRWLVTGAITDMEFSGYEANADARSTSYLCRFAAVPATVAYQPPAAAWQPRIQGPQTAIVTGPAGEEIHVDRHGRVKVQFHWDRRGQRNERSSCWVRVSHPWAGKGFGMVALPRVGDEVIVEFLDGWPDRPMITGRVYNGEQPAPYALPAHATVSGVRTRSSKGGGPGQGNELRFEDARGTEHVWMKAERDLHHWVGQDQIDSVQRDARSSVGRDAQLDVGGDLSIGVGRETRLKMDRDVHASLGADLLVGVDGAVDVAIGAGLTLKADGPVSIDAGGPMDVSLGQGARVTATGPVSVQAMALTLEATATLSLRVGASFITLGPEGISIMGPQIRLYSGRPPLPAVPAVTGRPAAPKAPGAMPDHQDPLGRQGGAR; translated from the coding sequence GTGACCTTTGCCTCGCCGAACGAGTCGGCCGTCCCCCTGCCTTCCGCCACGGTCGCGTCCTCCGCGGCGAGCGCGGCACCGACCGCCGCGACGCCGCTGTCCACCGCGCCCAATGAGGCCCGCTTCCTCAGCCCCCTGGCCGGCGAGGAACTGCTGTTCCGGCGGCTGCTCTGGCGTGAGGAACTCGGTCGCCTGCCCGAGCTGCGCCTGGAACTGCTGCGTTCGAGTCAGAAGGCGCCCCTGGCCGCCGAACGGCTGCTTGGCCAGCCGGCGGCGGTGGCCCTGCGCCAGGACGATGACACCGAGCGCTTCCTGCACGGACTGGTCACGCATGTCGAGCGTGGCGGCCATGTCGGGCGTTTTGATGTCTACCGAGTGCACCTGCGGCCCTGGCTGTGGCAACTCACGCTGGGTGCGGACTGCCGCATCTTCCAGGACCGCACCGTGCTGGAGATCCTGGAAGAGGTGTTCGCCGCCTACCCGGGCGCCGGTCCGGTGGAAAAGCGCCTGCATCGGGCCCGCTTCGCGCGGCGGCCCTGCACGGTCCAGTACAACGAGAGCGACTTCAACTTCATCGCCCGGTTGCTGGAGGACGAGGGGCTGTACTTTTTCTTCCGCCACGAGCGCGAGCGCCATGTGCTGGTCCTGTGCGACTCACCCGCCAGCCACCGCCCGGCGCCTTCGCCGCTGCGCTGGAACGAGGCACAGGGCGAGGTCGTGCGCGAGGACGTGATCCTGCAATGGACGCGGGCGCAGACGCTTCAGCCGCAAAGCGCCACGTCGACGGATTTCGCCGCCGAGCAACCCGGCGCGGACCTGCGGCGGGAGGCCACGCGCAGCGCTGCGGGACGGACCGCCGGCCCGCTCGAGCGTCACCTGTATCCCGGCGGGCATGATGACCTGTCGATGTCGGGCGACCTTGGCGGCAAGCGGACGCAGGGCGCGATGCGCATGCGGCATCAGGTCGATCGCTTTGACAGCCAGGCGGTGGTGGCGCAGGGCACCACGCCCTACCGCGCCTTGTCGGTCGGGCAGACCCTGGACTTCTCCGGGCATGACGACGCCGGACGCTGGCTGGTGACCGGTGCGATCACCGACATGGAGTTCAGCGGCTACGAGGCCAATGCCGATGCGCGCAGCACCAGCTACCTCTGCCGATTCGCGGCGGTGCCGGCCACGGTCGCCTACCAGCCACCGGCCGCTGCCTGGCAGCCGCGCATCCAGGGACCGCAGACAGCCATCGTGACCGGCCCGGCGGGCGAGGAGATCCACGTGGACCGCCACGGCCGGGTGAAGGTGCAGTTCCACTGGGACCGGCGTGGCCAGCGCAATGAGCGCAGCTCATGCTGGGTGCGTGTCAGCCATCCGTGGGCCGGCAAGGGTTTCGGCATGGTGGCGCTGCCGCGCGTCGGCGATGAGGTCATCGTCGAGTTCCTCGACGGTTGGCCGGACCGACCCATGATCACCGGCCGGGTCTACAACGGCGAGCAACCCGCGCCGTATGCCTTGCCGGCGCATGCCACGGTGTCGGGCGTGCGCACGCGTTCGAGCAAGGGCGGCGGCCCGGGCCAGGGCAACGAGCTGCGCTTCGAGGATGCCCGCGGCACCGAGCATGTCTGGATGAAAGCGGAGCGCGACCTGCACCACTGGGTGGGTCAGGATCAGATCGACTCGGTCCAGCGGGATGCGCGTTCCTCGGTCGGTCGCGATGCGCAACTGGATGTCGGCGGCGATCTGTCGATCGGCGTCGGGCGCGAGACCCGTCTGAAGATGGACCGCGATGTGCATGCCTCGCTGGGGGCGGACTTGCTGGTCGGCGTCGACGGCGCGGTGGACGTGGCCATCGGTGCCGGTCTGACGCTGAAAGCCGACGGACCGGTGTCCATCGATGCGGGCGGGCCGATGGACGTGTCGCTCGGCCAGGGCGCGCGCGTGACGGCCACCGGTCCGGTCAGCGTGCAGGCGATGGCCCTGACCTTGGAGGCGACGGCCACGCTGAGCCTGCGTGTCGGTGCCTCGTTCATCACGCTGGGGCCGGAAGGCATCTCGATCATGGGGCCGCAGATCCGGCTCTACTCGGGGCGCCCGCCCTTGCCTGCGGTACCGGCCGTGACCGGCCGGCCGGCCGCGCCGAAGGCACCGGGCGCGATGCCCGATCACCAGGATCCGCTCGGGCGCCAGGGAGGTGCGCGATGA
- a CDS encoding Hcp family type VI secretion system effector, translated as MSGNSFINFGKADVPQGESMQKGHHGDDGWIEISDWSWEVESDHSVTKGTGAAVGKPKPGSLSITHYFDTSSPAILAKIVAGKHFPTITIEMLKSTGAVDGPQAYFQVKVSDAYVTKVATKGAEDGSLNQDVEFVFKEIFIGYKPQKNDGKLDTTTSFEWSVKDMKTSTAISGKLA; from the coding sequence ATGTCAGGCAATAGCTTCATCAACTTCGGCAAGGCCGACGTGCCCCAGGGCGAATCGATGCAGAAGGGCCACCACGGCGACGACGGCTGGATCGAGATCTCGGACTGGAGCTGGGAGGTCGAGTCCGACCACAGTGTCACCAAAGGCACCGGGGCGGCCGTCGGCAAGCCCAAGCCCGGCTCGCTGTCCATCACCCACTATTTCGACACCTCGTCGCCGGCGATCCTGGCCAAGATCGTCGCGGGCAAGCACTTCCCGACCATCACCATCGAAATGCTGAAGTCCACGGGCGCCGTCGATGGCCCGCAGGCCTACTTCCAGGTCAAGGTCAGCGACGCCTACGTCACCAAGGTGGCCACCAAGGGTGCAGAGGACGGCTCGCTGAACCAGGACGTGGAGTTCGTCTTCAAGGAGATCTTCATCGGCTACAAGCCGCAGAAGAACGACGGCAAGCTCGACACCACCACCAGCTTCGAATGGAGCGTGAAGGACATGAAGACCTCCACCGCCATTTCCGGCAAGCTGGCCTGA
- the tssF gene encoding type VI secretion system baseplate subunit TssF: MHPRLLHYYNQELRYLRDLGHEFAAAHPKVAGQLGLGASAQDPYIERLLEGSAFLAARVQLKMDAEFPRLSHRLLDMVYPGFNAPLPAMLVARVQPAPDPQLLAGHRLPRGSALHSAATALTPTRCEFRTAQDIVLTPVTVAAAHLAREHAALELLGAPLAVGGGGFAGPRRRAALVLTLRLPPGQRFDQLGVDRLRFFLTGAPDLAASLVELTLSRCVAVLAGEPGRVQRLPGATVSPVGYADDEALLPTPSRGFGGLRILQETLAFPERFQFMEVDGLSEAFARTAGSTLELVLALAVADEATLGAVSADNVLTNCVPAINLFPCRADRLLPGTDQHEFHVVVDRSRPLDHEVYDVTAMTAHHADGGARQFEPLHGSARTGAGPVRRVYSLRREPRMASERTRREGARSSYAGSEIFLSWSDGWEVARPDTPSDNPSDNPSDNPSGVASDVASDVISAAAFYGNGNGNGHRNGNGHRNGGAHLAAGAFSDASSGNAATALPALPDQVALEVLVTNRDLPLFMRGGHAALTLDAGVTLTEVRAVAGPSRPLPAPPEGAAAWRLLNLLSLNYLSLLDAGTAGDSPGAAAGALRELLSQLPQAGDPDVVRQIDALTGLSATVVHRRHPAPGPIAYARGVEISLTLDEQRLGAGSGHSAYLFGAGLHQFLTRHVSLNSFVETVLLSTTRGEIARFAPRAGARPLL; this comes from the coding sequence ATGCATCCCCGTCTGCTGCACTACTACAACCAGGAACTGCGCTACCTGCGCGACTTGGGCCACGAGTTCGCCGCAGCCCACCCGAAGGTGGCCGGTCAGCTCGGCCTGGGCGCCTCGGCGCAGGATCCCTACATTGAGCGCCTGCTCGAAGGCAGCGCCTTCCTCGCCGCGCGCGTCCAGCTGAAGATGGATGCGGAGTTCCCGCGGCTCTCCCACCGGCTGCTGGACATGGTCTATCCCGGCTTCAATGCGCCCCTGCCGGCCATGCTGGTGGCCCGGGTGCAGCCGGCGCCTGATCCGCAACTGCTGGCGGGCCATCGGCTGCCGCGCGGTTCTGCCCTGCACAGTGCGGCCACCGCGCTGACACCAACGCGTTGCGAATTCCGTACCGCCCAGGACATCGTGCTCACACCGGTCACGGTCGCTGCCGCCCACCTGGCGCGTGAGCATGCCGCGCTGGAGTTGCTGGGCGCGCCGTTGGCCGTCGGCGGCGGCGGCTTTGCCGGCCCGCGCAGACGCGCCGCCCTGGTACTGACGCTGCGCCTGCCGCCAGGCCAGCGCTTCGACCAACTGGGCGTCGACCGCCTGCGCTTCTTTCTCACCGGCGCGCCCGATCTCGCGGCCTCGCTGGTGGAGCTGACCCTGTCGCGCTGCGTGGCGGTGCTCGCGGGTGAACCCGGCCGGGTGCAACGGCTGCCGGGCGCCACCGTGTCGCCGGTGGGCTATGCCGACGACGAGGCGCTGCTGCCGACGCCCTCGCGGGGCTTCGGCGGCCTGCGCATCCTGCAGGAGACGCTGGCCTTTCCGGAGCGTTTCCAGTTCATGGAGGTGGACGGACTGTCCGAGGCGTTCGCCCGCACCGCGGGCTCGACCCTGGAGCTGGTCCTGGCGCTCGCCGTGGCCGACGAAGCGACCCTGGGCGCGGTCAGCGCCGACAACGTGCTGACCAACTGCGTGCCTGCGATCAACCTGTTCCCGTGCCGCGCGGATCGGCTGCTACCGGGCACCGACCAGCACGAGTTCCATGTGGTCGTCGATCGCAGCCGGCCGTTGGATCACGAGGTCTACGACGTCACGGCGATGACGGCTCATCATGCCGACGGCGGCGCGCGGCAATTCGAGCCGCTGCACGGCAGCGCCCGCACCGGCGCCGGTCCGGTCCGGCGCGTGTACTCATTGCGTCGTGAACCTCGGATGGCGAGCGAGCGCACGCGGCGGGAGGGTGCACGCTCGTCCTATGCCGGCAGCGAGATCTTCCTGTCGTGGTCCGATGGCTGGGAGGTGGCTCGCCCCGATACCCCCTCCGACAACCCCTCCGACAACCCCTCCGACAACCCCTCCGGCGTCGCATCCGACGTCGCATCCGACGTCATATCCGCCGCTGCCTTCTACGGCAACGGCAACGGCAACGGTCACCGCAACGGCAACGGTCACCGCAACGGCGGCGCCCACCTCGCGGCCGGCGCATTCTCTGACGCCTCATCCGGCAACGCTGCGACCGCCCTGCCCGCCTTGCCGGACCAGGTCGCGCTGGAAGTGCTGGTGACCAACCGCGACCTGCCCTTGTTCATGCGCGGCGGCCATGCCGCGCTGACGCTGGATGCCGGGGTCACGCTGACCGAGGTGCGCGCCGTGGCCGGCCCGTCGCGGCCCCTGCCGGCGCCGCCGGAAGGCGCTGCCGCCTGGCGGCTGCTGAACCTGCTCTCGCTGAATTACCTGTCGCTGCTGGATGCGGGCACCGCGGGGGATTCCCCGGGTGCTGCCGCCGGCGCGCTGCGCGAACTGTTGTCCCAGTTGCCCCAGGCGGGCGATCCTGACGTGGTCCGTCAGATCGACGCCCTGACCGGCCTGAGCGCCACGGTGGTCCATCGGCGCCATCCCGCGCCGGGCCCGATCGCCTATGCGCGCGGCGTGGAAATCTCGCTGACGCTGGACGAACAGCGTCTGGGTGCCGGCAGCGGCCACAGCGCCTACCTGTTCGGCGCGGGGCTGCATCAGTTCCTGACGCGGCATGTGTCGCTGAACAGTTTCGTCGAGACCGTGCTGTTGTCGACCACCCGCGGCGAGATCGCCCGCTTTGCGCCGCGCGCAGGTGCGAGGCCGCTGCTGTGA
- a CDS encoding type VI secretion system tube protein Hcp, whose translation MSLPVAFLDFACLGRPALGESRVQGFEDQIALQALAWSASAVHLASNAGRERTELRPGHVTVSKYLDRSSMLLYRCATESKRYDRARITVIDPALSSRDKPPVPMLTLELLGGTLVRVATRTEDTAHAKPILEELTLSFKDLRLRYYPLDASTLRRPTPTTAALHSSRYD comes from the coding sequence ATGTCCCTGCCCGTCGCCTTTCTCGACTTCGCCTGCCTGGGCCGTCCCGCGCTGGGGGAAAGCCGCGTGCAGGGCTTCGAGGACCAGATCGCGCTGCAGGCCCTGGCCTGGTCTGCGAGCGCGGTCCATCTCGCGTCCAACGCCGGCCGCGAGCGGACCGAACTCCGCCCGGGCCACGTCACGGTGTCCAAGTACCTGGACCGCAGCAGCATGCTGCTGTATCGCTGCGCCACCGAGTCGAAGCGTTACGACCGGGCGCGCATCACCGTCATCGACCCGGCGCTGTCCAGCCGCGACAAGCCGCCGGTGCCGATGCTGACGCTGGAGCTGCTGGGCGGCACGCTGGTCCGGGTGGCCACCCGCACCGAGGACACCGCCCATGCCAAGCCCATCCTGGAAGAACTGACCCTGTCGTTCAAGGACCTGCGCCTGCGCTACTACCCGCTGGACGCCTCCACCCTGCGACGGCCCACGCCGACCACCGCCGCGCTGCACAGCAGCCGCTACGACTGA
- a CDS encoding type VI secretion system tube protein Hcp produces MTQHARLYMYAVGDGGPIAGESRVPAMRDWIELEDWQWSLDADGDAGRAPEPSVLSISKRMDRSSMPLLSAMDRGMPMVVTLCMEDAAQELMSLSIKLRQARVTRYSLELRNEDASVCVMEHWELDYREAAFEYREDRRSGVTSSSVKRLVGASTASPASGGGGGAGAVSHGAGVAGTPGAAPAVASSGTAAAPREFALRDMETMWRDLQSPHSPAGSPGLKR; encoded by the coding sequence ATGACGCAACACGCGCGCCTGTACATGTACGCCGTCGGCGATGGCGGTCCGATCGCCGGGGAATCCCGCGTGCCCGCCATGCGGGATTGGATCGAACTGGAGGACTGGCAATGGAGCCTGGACGCCGACGGCGACGCCGGGCGCGCGCCGGAACCGTCGGTGTTGTCGATCAGCAAACGCATGGACCGGTCCAGCATGCCGCTCCTCTCGGCGATGGACCGCGGCATGCCGATGGTCGTCACCCTGTGCATGGAAGACGCGGCGCAGGAACTGATGTCGCTGTCGATCAAGCTGCGTCAGGCCCGTGTGACGCGCTATTCACTGGAACTCCGGAATGAGGACGCGAGCGTCTGCGTGATGGAGCACTGGGAGCTGGACTACCGCGAGGCAGCGTTCGAATACCGCGAGGACCGCCGCTCCGGTGTGACCTCCAGCTCGGTCAAGCGCCTGGTGGGCGCCTCGACCGCGTCACCGGCCTCGGGCGGCGGCGGCGGTGCGGGTGCGGTGTCCCACGGCGCTGGCGTCGCGGGCACGCCAGGCGCCGCGCCGGCGGTCGCCAGTTCGGGCACGGCGGCGGCCCCGCGCGAGTTCGCGCTGCGCGATATGGAGACGATGTGGCGCGACTTGCAATCGCCTCATTCACCCGCTGGCTCGCCGGGGCTGAAGCGATGA